A genome region from Panicum virgatum strain AP13 chromosome 4K, P.virgatum_v5, whole genome shotgun sequence includes the following:
- the LOC120704699 gene encoding mRNA decay activator protein ZFP36L3-like, translating into MRPGQGALNDGQDIPPGPGAGFVVGVRSGVPRAAGLAPGAPGKMDPATGGVAAAPLCSHAPGAAACAARAAGATDCAVCTRATSVEGATAACAACAAVCSMAASASRSRHRARQAAADTAGALLQEDAGAVAAPWGHGRAGPRAGAASATSRSHGRTAP; encoded by the coding sequence ATGCGCCCTGGCCAGGGGGCGCTGAATGATGGCCAGGACATACCTCCAGGGCCAGGAGCAGGATTCGTCGTCGGGGTCAGGTCCGGAGTGCCCCGAGCAGCAGGTCTGGCTCCAGGGGCCCCGGGGAAGATGGATCCGGCGACCGGGGGGGTGGCGGCAGCGCCCTTGTGCAGCCACGCGCCGGGGGCGGCAGcctgcgcggcgcgcgcggcgggcgcgacggacTGCGCGGTGTGCACCCGCGCGACGAGCGTGGAGggtgcgacggcggcgtgcgcggcgtgcGCAGCGGTCTGCTCGATGGCAGCAAGCGCGTCGCGCTCACGTCACAGGGCACGCCAGGCCGCAGCGGACACCGCGGGCGCGCTGTTGCAGGAGGAcgcgggcgcggtggcggcgccctgGGGCCACGGTCGCGCCGGGCCGAGAGCaggggcggcgtcggcgacgtcCAGGAGCCACGGCCGCACCGCGCCAtga
- the LOC120702302 gene encoding G-type lectin S-receptor-like serine/threonine-protein kinase At2g19130 — MTSWLAPLCVQHLALLMLLLSLHESPLHATDTLTVTQPLSGDRKLISQNGSFALGFFQPTGADGVANGKWYIGIWYNKIPVQTVVWVANREKPLLDPASSKLTISDSGNIVLLTNRSESHVWSTNINNKTSARSTVAVLLDSGNLIVRNASNTSQVLWQSFDDFIDTFLPGSKLGRNKRTGKTNRMISWKDHGDPAPGMFSCQLDPNGSPQTLLQWNSSIAYWTSGNWTGNAFPGMPELSTTNAPSGYSFQFVDNEEEMYFTYDIKTSPRIFSRGVIDASGLFQSRVWVESAQAWIPYFTEPKAKCSVYGMCGAFSRCTENAMSSCSCIKGFSVSNPNSWELGDQTTGCRRNVPLRCQNNGSAKEQDRFYEISGVKLPDMAHRIDVARFHDCELACLNNCSCTAYSHNGTCLVWYKGFMNLQDGIGPLGDSIFIRLAASEFPGSRTKKWWIIGTIISGLVFSCVVAIVYFLHRRKPTGINQSEGSLIAFKFSDLQTLTKNFSEKLGAGSFGSVFKGILPDTTIVAVKKLEGLRQGEKQFRTEVGTIGNIHHINLIRLFGFCSEGAKRLLVYEFMPNGSLDKHLFGGSSLLLSWRTRYQISLGIAKGLAYLHEECRDCIIHCDIKPENILLDMSFVPKVADFGMAKLLGRDFSRVLTSMRGTVGYLAPEWISGEAITAKADVFSYGMVLFEIISGNRNVKQTETSTGLFFPVLVARTLLQGGVQALVDSELVDDLNLDELERLCKVACWCVQDSESSRPTMGAIVQILEGLVEVEMPPTPRYLEVLAGGCAVPAMLSHDKTS, encoded by the exons ATGACGAGCTGGCTAGCTCCATTATGTGTTCAACATCTAGCCCTGCTTATGCTGCTTCTTTCGCTCCACGAGTCTCCGTTGCACGCGACTGATACGCTCACCGTGACCCAGCCGCTGTCCGGTGACCGAAAGCTGATCTCTCAAAACGGCAGCTTCGCACTGGGGTTCTTCCAGCCTACAG GTGCAGATGGAGTTGCTAATGGCAAGTGGTACATAGGGATTTGGTACAATAAAATACCTGTGCAAACTGTAGTGTGGGTGGCTAACAGAGAGAAACCACTCCTAGATCCAGCCTCGTCAAAGCTAACAATCTCCGATAGTGGAAATATTGTTCTCCTGACGAACCGCTCTGAGTCTCATGTGTGGTCTACCAATATCAATAACAAAACTTCCGCCAGATCGACAGTTGCAGTGCTCCTCGACTCTGGGAATCTCATCGTCAGAAATGCGTCCAACACCTCTCAGGTGCTGTGGCAAAGCTTTGATGATTTCATAGACACATTTCTCCCGGGAAGTAAACTCGGCCGCAACAAGAGAACCGGCAAGACCAATCGGATGATCTCCTGGAAAGACCATGGCGATCCAGCTCCAGGAATGTTTTCCTGCCAGTTGGATCCAAATGGTTCGCCCCAAACCCTGCTCCAATGGAATAGCTCAATAGCATACTGGACCAGTGGCAACTGGACTGGCAATGCATTCCCTGGCATGCCAGAGTTGTCGACCACCAATGCACCCAGTGGATACAGTTTCCAGTTTgtcgacaatgaagaagaaatgTACTTCACGTACGACATCAAGACTAGCCCACGGATATTTTCTAGGGGTGTTATTGATGCATCAGGCCTGTTCCAGTCTCGAGTATGGGTGGAGTCGGCACAAGCATGGATACCTTATTTCACAGAACCAAAAGCCAAGTGCAGTGTGTATGGCATGTGCGGAGCATTCAGCAGGTGCACTGAGAATGCAATGTCATCATGCAGCTGCATCAAGGGCTTCAGTGTGAGTAATCCAAACAGTTGGGAGCTAGGTGACCAAACCACTGGTTGCAGAAGAAATGTCCCTTTGCGATGTCAAAACAATGGATCGGCGAAGGAGCAAGATAGGTTCTATGAGATCAGCGGTGTGAAGTTGCCGGATATGGCGCACAGAATAGACGTAGCAAGGTTTCATGACTGTGAGTTAGCCTGCCTGAACAACTGTTCCTGCACTGCTTACTCTCATAATGGTACTTGCTTGGTTTGGTACAAAGGTTTCATGAACTTGCAAGATGGTATTGGTCCATTGGGAGATAGTATCTTTATTAGATTGGCTGCCTCTGAGTTTCCTGGTTCAAGAACCAAGAAATGGTGGATCATTGGGACCATCATCAGTGGGCTTGTTTTTAGCTGTGTGGTAGCCATTGTATACTTCCTACACAGGAGAAAGCCCACTGGCATAAATCAAAGTGAAGGGTCGTTGATAGCTTTCAAATTCAGTGATCTGCAGACTCTAACCAAAAACTTTTCTGAGAAATTGGGTGCAGGTTCATTTGGTTCTGTGTTCAAAGGAATTCTACCAGACACAACAATAGTTGCAGTTAAGAAACTAGAGGGCCTTCGTCAGGGGGAGAAGCAATTCAGGACAGAAGTGGGCACCATTGGGAATATCCACCACATAAATCTGATCCGGCTATTTGGATTCTGTTCTGAAGGTGCAAAGAGATTGCTCGTCTACGAGTTCATGCCCAATGGCTCGCTTGACAAGCATCTGTTCGGCGGAAGCTCCCTGCTCTTGAGCTGGAGAACTAGATATCAAATCTCCCTAGGAATTGCAAAGGGTCTGGCCTATCTGCATGAGGAGTGCCGAGATTGCATCATACACTGTGATATCAAACCAGAGAACATATTGTTGGACATGTCGTTCGTTCCAAAGGTGGCAGATTTCGGGATGGCGAAGCTCCTAGGCCGGGATTTCAGCAGAGTTCTGACTTCCATGAGAGGCACAGTAGGATATCTTGCACCAGAGTGGATAAGCGGTGAGGCCATCACAGCAAAGGCAGATGTTTTCAGCTACGGTATGGTGCTCTTTGAGATCATATCAGGGAACAGGAATGTGAAGCAAACAGAAACAAGCACAGGCCTGTTCTTCCCTGTCTTGGTAGCGAGGACGCTTCTACAAGGAGGGGTACAGGCCCTGGTGGATTCTGAACTGGTCGATGATTTGAACTTGGATGAGCTCGAAAGGCTGTGCAAGGTTGCTTGCTGGTGTGTTCAAGACAGCGAGAGCTCGAGGCCAACAATGGGAGCAATAGTCCAAATCTTGGAAGGATTAGTAGAAGTTGAAATGCCGCCAACACCAAGGTACCTCGAGGTTCTTGCTGGAGGTTGTGCAGTGCCTGCGATGCTCTCTCACGATAAGACTAGTTGA
- the LOC120702303 gene encoding zinc finger CCCH domain-containing protein 17-like, protein MGFEVVCMISEGMWFFIDIPDSVKVWNMQTAAEMNLTGSSGKVYALVVATELIFAATQRTSNCIKWKGNLKQGCIECLLKGVMYSNFNQAVRVW, encoded by the exons ATGGGTTTTGAAGTTGTCTGTATGATCAGTGAAGGTATGTGGTTTTTCATTGATATACCTGATTCGGTGAAG GTTTGGAATATGCAAACAGCAGCAGAAATGAATCTTACTGGATCAAGTGGGAAAGTCTATGCACTCGTTGTTGCCACTGAGTTAATCTTTGCTGCAACACAG AGGACGAGTAACTGCATAAAATGGAAGGGGAACTTAAAGCAAGGCTGCATAGAATGCTTACTAAAAG GGGTTATGTATTCAAATTTCAACCAAGCAGTTAGAGTCTGGTGA